In Oxyura jamaicensis isolate SHBP4307 breed ruddy duck chromosome 21, BPBGC_Ojam_1.0, whole genome shotgun sequence, a single genomic region encodes these proteins:
- the LOC118177310 gene encoding somatostatin-2-like, giving the protein MQLVASLVSVLLLVWSVRATALPGEERLALQNSREQTKLRKDAILKMLAGLLESVDVASPDLEEEGKLEEERATLGRLAQLSQRDRKAPCKNFFWKTFTSC; this is encoded by the exons ATGCAGCTGGTGGCCAGCCTGGTGTCCGTTCTGCTGCTGGTATGGAGCGTGAGAGCCACTGCACTGCCCGGAGAAGAGAGACTCGCATTACAGAACAGTAGG GAGCAGACCAAACTCCGGAAAGATGCCATACTGAAGATGCTGGCGGGGCTGCTGGAGAGTGTGGACGTGGCCTCCCCGGACCTTGAAGAAGAGGGCAAGCTGGAGGAGGAGCGGGCGACGCTGGGACGACTGGCCCAGCTCTCGCAGCGGGACCGCAAGGCCCCCTGTAAAAACTTCTTCTGGAAAACCTTCACCTCCTGCTAG
- the SRM gene encoding spermidine synthase, whose protein sequence is MGRRRRRALAAGGGGAAAAGPGPGSVSVSVSVPVGMEQGAAALIREGWFRETCRLWPGQAMSLQVEELLHHQRSRYQEILVFRSTTYGNVLVLDGVIQCTERDEFSYQEMIANLPLCSHPDPRKVLIIGGGDGGVLREVVKHPTVESVVQCEIDEDVIQVSKKYLPGMAVGYSSAKLTLHVGDGFEFMKQNQEAFDVIITDSSDPMGPAESLFKESYYQLMKTALREDGILCCQGECQWLHLDLIKEMRQFCKSLFPVVEYAYCTIPTYPSGQIGFMLCSKNPNTNFREPVQQLSRQQVEERNLKYYNSDIHRAAFILPEFARKALSDV, encoded by the exons atggggcggcggcggcggcgcgcgctggcggccgggg gggggggggcggcggcggcggggccggggccgggctcggTCTCGGTCTCGGTCTCGGTTCCCGTTGGGATGGAGCAGGGAGCGGCGGCGCTGATCCGCGAGGGCTGGTTCCGCGAGACGTGCCGGCTGTGGCCGGGGCAGGCCATGTCGCTGcaggtggaggagctgctgcaccaCCAGCGCTCCCGCTACCAGGAGATCCTCGTCTTCCGCAG CACCACCTACGGCAACGTCCTGGTCCTGGACGGGGTGATCCAGTGCACGGAGCGGGACGAGTTCTCCTACCAGGAAATGATCGCCAacctgcccctctgcagccACCCCGACCCCCGCAAG GTGCTAATCATCGGTGGTGGCGACGGGGGAGTGCTGCGAGAGGTGGTGAAGCACCCAACCGTGGAGTCCGTGGTGCAGTGCGAGATCGATGAG GATGTGATCCAGGTATCTAAGAAATACCTCCCAGGGATGGCAGTGGGGTACTCCAGTGCTAAGCTGACCTTGCACGTGGGAGATGGTTTTGAGttcatgaaacaaaatcaagaagCCTTTGATGTGATTATCACGGACTCGTCTGACCCCATGG GTCCTGCAGAAAGTTTATTCAAAGAATCCTACTACCAGCTGATGAAGACGGCCCTGCGAGAAGATGGCATTCTTTGCTGCCAAG GTGAGTGCCAGTGGCTGCACCTGGATCTCATTAAGGAGATGCGTCAGTTCTGCAAGTCTCTGTTCCCTGTTGTGGAGTACGCCTATTGCACCATCCCCACGTATCCCAGCGGGCAGATTGGCTTCATGCTCTGCAGCAAGAACCCG AACACAAATTTCCGGGAGCCTGTGCAGCAGCTGTCAAGGCAACAAGTAGAGGAGAGGAATCTGAAATACTACAACTCTGATATCCATCGGGCAGCTTTCATCCTGCCGGAGTTTGCACGGAAG GCCCTGAGTGATGTGTGA
- the EXOSC10 gene encoding exosome component 10, whose protein sequence is MAAAVGGGSGGAAAGSLAAREGSDGPADRAGEPEAKRGEAALPGFDDADAFVKYALGTVVAATKASNGLPRPGDEYDFYRSFPGFRAYCETQGHRLLHCMSRLMQYHGCRSHMKDRSKVTELEDKFDMLVDSNDVILERVGILLDEAAGVNKNQQPVLPAGLQLPQTIVSSWNRKAGESHKRTKSETFRLLHAKNISRPQLKFREKIDNSNTPFVPKLFIKPNALKPLPEALTKSGRERKERPEDLDVPAALADFIHQQRTQQTEQDMFAHPYQYELEHFSPPDGVLKKPEPQMYRPIKETPCHFITTLDELVELNEKLMNCKEFALDLEHHSYRSFLGLTCLMQISTRTEDFIIDTLELRSDMNILNETFTDPAIVKVLHGADSDVEWLQKDFGLYLVNMFDTHQAARLLNLGKHSLDHLLKLYCNVDADKQYQLADWRIRPLPEEMIQYARDDTHYLLYIYDKVREALWERGNEQPTQLQIVWQRSRDICLKKYIKPLFSDESYLELYRRQKKHLNTQQLAAFRLLFAWRDKTARQEDESTGYVLPNHMLLKIAEELPKEPQGIIACCNPVPPLVRQQINELHLLIQQAREMPLLKSEIALTAKKAAPLSNPERLENTFFGPHDSSRIPMDDYQNNSALESAPVLEHDSLFTDSERTVNIQSGQPETTCLVATATVSIFSECDEDDGNEKVLTTAQQKAQRIMESFENPFRMYLPSEQNLAYVSQSAKFDPSSKIYEISNRWKLMSQTQVQKESKEEKKKKAAQQSADRDQAQKAHKEATENIVSVRQQAMQEQANKKRERVISETGTELPKQEKKRPKASQQPEELEAPKQFTPFDYSKSNFKVFAGSSKSKQSAQFDPAKQAYTGKKFAGANKLQQSAGNRSMSYLAGKADRGSRHHWPKR, encoded by the exons ATGGCGGCCGCCGTTGgcggggggagcggcggggcggcggccggGAGCTTGGCGGCCCGGGAGGGGAGCGACGGCCCGGCGGACCGGGCCGGGGAACCGGAGGCGAAGCGCGGGGAGGCGGCGCTGCCCGGCTTCGACGACGCCGACGCCTTCGTCAAG TACGCTCTGGGCACGGTGGTAGCAGCAACAAAGGCGTCCAATGGGCTCCCCCGGCCTGGCGACGAGTATGACTTCTACCGAAGCTTCCCTGGCTTCCGCGCCTACTGCGAAACGCAGGGCCACCGCCTGCTCCACTG CATGAGCAGGTTGATGCAATACCATGGCTGCCGCAGCCACATGAAAGATCGCAGCAAAGTAACAGAGCTGGAAGATAAATTTGATATGCTGGTTGACTCCAATGATGTCATTCTTGAAAGAGTG GGTATTTTACTGGATGAAGCAGCAGGAGTTAACAAAAACCAGCAGCCAGTCctccctgctgggctgcagcttccACAGACTATTGTTTCCAGCTGGAACCGCAAG gcaggAGAATCCCACAAAAGAACCAAGTCTGAAACCTTCCGATTGCTTCATGCCAAGAACATCTCTCGACCACAGCTTAAGTTTCGGGAAAAGATTGACAATTCCAACACTCCCTTTGTACCTAAGCTTTTTATCAAGCCAAATGCTTTAAAACCTTTGCCTGAAG CCCTCACAAAAAGTGGACGGGAACGAAAGGAGCGCCCTGAAGACTTGGATGTACCAGCTGCTTTGGCAGACTTCATACACCAGCAGAGGACGCAGCAAACTGAGCAAGACAT GTTTGCTCACCCTTACCAGTACGAACTGGAGCATTTTTCTCCACCAGATGGAGTTCTCAAGAAACCGGAGCCCCAG ATGTACAGGCCCATCAAGGAAACACCCTGTCATTTTATCACCACGCTGGATGAACTGGTAGAACTAAATGAAAAGCTTATGAACTGTAAAGAATTTGCCCTGGACTTAGAG CACCATTCCTACAGGAGCTTCCTGGGCTTGACATGCCTGATGCAGATTTCCACCCGAACAGAAGACTTCATTATTGACACCCTGGAGTTGCGCAGTGACATGAACATTCTCAATGAGACTTTCACAGACCCTGCAATTGTGAAG GTCCTTCATGGTGCTGATTCAGATGTGGAATGGCTGCAAAAAGACTTTGGCCTCTACTTGGTGAACATGTTTGATACTCACCAAGCTGCTCGTCTTCTCAATCTTGGCAAGCACTCTCTGGACCACTTGCTGAAGCTGTATTGCAATGTGGATGCTGACAAGCAGTACCAGTTGGCTGACTGGAGGATACG ccCTTTGCCAGAAGAAATGATTCAGTATGCCCGTGATGACACTCACTACTTACTCTACATTTACGATAAAGTGAGGGAAGCACTGTGGGAGAGAGGGAACGAGCAGCCCACTCAGCTCCAGATTGTGTGGCAACGCAGCAGAGACATCTGCCTGAAG aAATACATCAAGCCCCTCTTTTCAGATGAATCCTATCTTGAGCTCTACAGGAGGCAGAAAAAACATCTCAACACACAGCAGCTAGCAGCATTTAGGTTGCTGTTTGCATGGAGAGACAAGACGGCACGTCAGGAGGATGAGAGTACAGG ATACGTGTTACCAAATCATATGTTATTGAAGATAGCAGAGGAGCTGCCCAA AGAACCCCAGGGCATCATTGCTTGCTGTAATCCAGTCCCGCCACTAGTTCGCCAGCAGATTAATGAATTGCATCTTCTCATTCAGCAGGCCCGAGAGATGCCGCTTCTCAAG TCAGAGATTGCTTTGACAGCCAAGAAGGCGGCACCCCTGTCCAACCCAGAG AGGCTGGAGAATACCTTCTTTGGACCACATGACAGTTCCCGTATTCCTATGGACGATTATCAGAACAACTCTGCATTGG aGTCTGCACCAGTCTTGGAACATGATTCTCTCTTTACAGACAGTGAGAGAACAGTGAATATTCAGAGTGGCCAGCCAGAGACAACGTGCCTCGTTGCTACTGCTACTGTCAGCATATTCAGT gaatgtgATGAAGATGATGGAAATGAGAAAGTTTTAACAACTGCACAGCAGAAAGCTCAACGTATAATGGAGTCCTTTGAAAATCCATTTAGAATG TACTTACCTTCAGAACAGAATCTTGCCTATGTCTCACAGTCTGCAAAGTTTGATCCGTCTTCAAAAATTTATGAA ATCAGCAATCGATGGAAGTTGATGAGTCAGACACAAGTACAGAAGGAgtccaaggaagaaaaaaaaaagaaagcagcccagcagtCAG CTGATCGTGACCAGGCACAGAAGGCGCATAAAGAGGCTACAGAAAACATTGTGTCTGTTCGTCAGCAAGCTATG CAGGAACAGGCTAATAAGAAGAGAGAGAGGGTCATCAGTGAAACGGGAACAGAATTGCCAAAACAAGAGAAGAAACGGCCAAAAGCCTCCCAGCAAccagaggagctggaagcacCGAAGCAGTTTACCCCCTTTGATTACAGCAAGTCCAACTTCAAAGTGTTTGCGG GAAGCAGCAAATCGAAGCAGTCAGCACAGTTTGATCCTGCTAAACAAGCTTACACAGGCAAG AAATTTGCTGGGGCTAACAAACTTCAACAGTCAGCTGGAAACCGAAGCATGTCCTACCTGGCAGGGAAGGCTGACAG GGGTTCCAGACACCACTGGCCGAAGAGATAG